A genomic window from Streptomyces sp. NBC_01429 includes:
- a CDS encoding dihydrofolate reductase family protein: MSELLVDFITSLDGHASGEGWPGFWGLEGPEYLAWLGRQPETTYLMGANTYRQMSGFAAGEIPDGQDEIRPEEQASFDELTQASKVVFSSSLKEPLTWANSTLVRDDAVEAVRAMKSSGSGLLRTIGSLSLCRSLLRAGLVDRFRVVMFPVITGATGAERIYEGYPDVALEMIEHRTFDGRIQLVEYKPRVLEHPPLNAPA, translated from the coding sequence ATGTCGGAGCTTCTCGTCGACTTCATCACCTCCCTCGACGGCCACGCGTCGGGAGAAGGATGGCCCGGGTTCTGGGGCCTTGAGGGCCCGGAGTACCTCGCGTGGCTCGGCAGGCAGCCCGAGACCACCTACCTGATGGGAGCGAACACCTACCGTCAGATGTCCGGCTTCGCCGCAGGCGAGATCCCCGATGGCCAAGACGAGATCAGGCCCGAAGAACAGGCGTCCTTCGACGAGCTCACGCAGGCGTCCAAGGTGGTGTTCTCCTCCTCACTCAAGGAGCCACTGACGTGGGCCAACTCCACGCTCGTCCGCGACGACGCCGTCGAGGCGGTCCGCGCCATGAAGTCCAGCGGCTCGGGGCTCCTCCGCACAATCGGTAGCCTCAGTCTGTGCCGCTCCCTGCTACGAGCCGGACTCGTCGACCGCTTCCGGGTCGTCATGTTCCCGGTGATCACCGGGGCCACGGGCGCGGAACGCATCTACGAGGGCTATCCGGACGTCGCCCTCGAGATGATCGAGCACCGCACCTTCGACGGCCGCATCCAGCTGGTTGAGTACAAGCCCCGCGTGCTCGAGCACCCGCCGCTCAACGCCCCCGCGTGA
- a CDS encoding TioE family transcriptional regulator: protein MGRNLQSGVRLRPVDLAREHGLSTQAIRNYEETGILPAAGRTPHGYRTYTSLHAGALRAFLALLPGHGHATATAIMRAVNQGAADEALRLIDESHAQLLDDRRTLQAVEHALSDLEPATPPEPAAGSEPAARSGPGATFIGPLAGTLGIRPATLRAWERAGLVRPRRDPLTGYRVYDEADVRDARLAHQLRRGGYPLERIAPLIAQVRAAGGLEPLEAALSDWHGRLAARGRAMLTGAAELEAYLRRRG, encoded by the coding sequence GTGGGACGAAACCTTCAAAGCGGGGTACGGCTCAGGCCGGTCGATCTGGCGCGCGAGCACGGTCTGTCCACGCAGGCGATCAGGAACTACGAGGAGACCGGCATCCTTCCGGCCGCCGGTCGCACCCCCCACGGCTACCGCACCTACACCTCGCTGCACGCGGGGGCCCTGCGCGCGTTCCTCGCCCTGCTGCCCGGCCATGGCCACGCGACGGCGACGGCGATCATGCGGGCCGTGAACCAGGGCGCGGCCGATGAGGCGTTGCGCCTCATCGACGAGAGCCACGCCCAGCTCCTCGACGACCGGCGCACCCTCCAGGCCGTCGAGCACGCCCTCAGCGACCTGGAACCCGCCACGCCGCCCGAGCCCGCTGCGGGTTCGGAGCCGGCCGCGCGGTCCGGGCCCGGCGCCACGTTCATCGGCCCGCTGGCAGGGACGCTCGGAATCCGGCCCGCGACCCTGCGCGCATGGGAGCGCGCCGGGCTGGTGCGCCCGCGCCGCGATCCGCTGACCGGGTACCGCGTCTACGACGAGGCCGACGTACGGGACGCCCGGCTGGCCCACCAGCTCAGGCGGGGCGGCTACCCGCTGGAGCGGATCGCCCCGCTGATCGCGCAGGTGCGGGCGGCCGGCGGGCTGGAGCCGCTGGAGGCCGCGCTGTCCGACTGGCACGGCCGGCTCGCCGCCCGCGGGCGGGCGATGCTGACCGGGGCCGCCGAGCTGGAGGCGTACCTCCGCCGGCGCGGATGA
- a CDS encoding erythromycin esterase family protein, translating into MATDIKDTTHAVGAAAVMRLLPARPRLLALGEPTHGEDTLLDLRNGLFRQFVEQEGYRTIALESDCVMGLIVDDYVTSGTGTLDEVMERGFSHDWGAFAANRELVRWMRAYNVRSDDGGRPASERLRFAGFDGPLEITHAASPRQALTALHGYLSPRVDADLLPCTAETLGQLLGADDRWTDPAAMMDPARSVGRSAEAGRLRLLADDLVALLDARVPDPATETAREEWHRARLYGRTAVGLLRYHSAMADTSPARMTRLVSLRDGMMAHNLLAVAARGPVLVNAHNSHVQREKSTMRMGGMPLEWWSAGALVSARLGEEYAFVATALGTIRHRGVGTPPPDTVEGLLYALPEDRRVIDARRLATVLGDTRPAPRVSPWFGYAPLDPAHLADSDGIVFVKDVGVPVVTSGDPARSTTADRESATVTGRTPRSGSGSG; encoded by the coding sequence ATGGCTACGGACATCAAGGACACCACCCATGCCGTCGGGGCCGCCGCTGTCATGAGACTGCTTCCGGCCCGGCCCCGGCTGCTCGCCCTGGGCGAGCCCACCCACGGCGAGGACACTCTGCTCGATCTGCGCAACGGGCTCTTCCGGCAGTTCGTCGAGCAGGAGGGCTACCGGACGATCGCGCTCGAGAGCGACTGCGTGATGGGCCTGATCGTGGACGACTACGTCACCTCGGGCACGGGCACTCTCGACGAGGTCATGGAGCGCGGATTCAGCCACGACTGGGGCGCCTTCGCGGCCAACCGCGAGCTGGTGCGCTGGATGCGCGCCTACAACGTCCGCTCCGACGACGGGGGTCGGCCCGCATCCGAGCGGCTCCGCTTCGCCGGGTTCGACGGCCCGCTGGAGATCACCCACGCCGCGAGCCCCCGGCAGGCCCTCACCGCACTCCACGGCTACCTCTCGCCCCGGGTGGACGCGGACCTGCTTCCCTGCACCGCGGAAACCCTCGGCCAGCTGCTCGGCGCCGACGACCGGTGGACCGATCCCGCCGCGATGATGGACCCGGCCCGGTCCGTGGGGCGGTCGGCCGAGGCCGGCCGGCTGCGGCTGCTCGCCGACGATCTGGTGGCGCTGCTCGACGCGCGGGTGCCGGACCCGGCCACGGAGACCGCGCGGGAGGAGTGGCACCGGGCGCGGCTGTACGGGCGTACCGCCGTCGGCCTGCTGCGCTACCACTCAGCGATGGCCGACACCTCACCGGCGCGCATGACCCGGCTGGTCAGCCTCCGGGACGGGATGATGGCCCACAACCTCCTCGCCGTCGCCGCTCGGGGCCCGGTACTCGTCAACGCCCACAACTCCCATGTCCAGCGGGAGAAGAGCACGATGCGGATGGGCGGGATGCCGCTGGAGTGGTGGAGCGCCGGCGCGCTCGTGAGCGCCCGGCTCGGCGAGGAGTACGCCTTCGTGGCCACGGCCCTCGGCACGATCCGGCACCGGGGAGTGGGCACCCCGCCCCCGGACACCGTCGAAGGACTCCTGTACGCGCTCCCCGAGGACCGCCGCGTCATCGACGCCCGGCGGCTGGCCACCGTCCTCGGCGACACGCGGCCCGCGCCCCGCGTATCCCCCTGGTTCGGCTACGCCCCGCTCGACCCGGCCCACCTGGCGGACAGCGACGGCATCGTGTTCGTCAAGGATGTCGGTGTCCCCGTCGTGACGTCAGGCGATCCGGCCCGCTCGACGACGGCTGATCGGGAGTCAGCCACAGTCACAGGGCGTACGCCACGATCAGGATCAGGATCAGGATGA
- a CDS encoding nitroreductase family protein — protein sequence MSFPAWPSSSSGDGARTRAFLPDPVPDETMEAAFGLAGAEMYGTLGIDRDAQEPRAACDVRSLGYYDAPHVALPFVPDSGDPRSTADVGMYAQTLLLSLAAHGVASCPRALLSFYSDTVRETLGLTGGELLFCIVFGYADPAAAVNAVTVGREPLRETTRFHR from the coding sequence GTGAGCTTCCCGGCGTGGCCGAGCAGCTCATCCGGGGACGGCGCGCGGACCAGGGCGTTCCTGCCCGATCCCGTTCCGGACGAGACGATGGAGGCCGCCTTCGGCCTGGCCGGCGCCGAGATGTACGGCACGCTCGGTATCGACCGTGATGCTCAGGAACCGCGTGCCGCCTGCGACGTCAGGAGTCTCGGCTACTACGACGCGCCCCATGTCGCGCTGCCGTTCGTGCCGGACTCGGGCGATCCGCGGTCGACCGCCGACGTCGGCATGTACGCGCAGACGCTGCTGCTGTCCCTGGCCGCTCACGGCGTGGCCAGTTGTCCTCGGGCGTTGCTGAGCTTCTACTCCGACACGGTTCGCGAGACGCTCGGCCTCACCGGCGGAGAGCTGCTGTTCTGCATCGTGTTCGGCTACGCCGACCCGGCGGCCGCGGTCAACGCCGTCACCGTCGGCCGCGAGCCACTGCGGGAGACGACCCGGTTCCACCGCTGA
- the tpg gene encoding telomere-protecting terminal protein Tpg — protein MASTSTRGCPTPSPRAVPGRPGPAGTPPDGRVRRITQHLPPAYAAQLFEARRTGADERRLRRIVAEVLQEIYFKDQGRRADDLLVEFTDIDYVELDY, from the coding sequence GTGGCGTCGACATCGACCCGAGGCTGCCCAACCCCTTCACCCCGCGCGGTACCCGGCCGGCCGGGCCCGGCTGGTACGCCACCCGACGGCCGCGTCCGCCGCATCACCCAGCACCTGCCCCCGGCGTACGCGGCCCAGCTCTTCGAGGCCCGGCGCACGGGGGCGGACGAGCGGCGGCTGCGCCGCATCGTGGCCGAGGTACTTCAGGAGATCTACTTCAAGGACCAGGGCCGACGCGCCGACGACCTGCTGGTGGAGTTCACGGACATCGACTACGTGGAACTGGACTACTGA
- a CDS encoding MerR family transcriptional regulator yields the protein MTSVAPRPAPDPEIPPGGLTIGEAALACGLSIDTLRYYEREGLTAEPADRAPSGQRRYFARDLNWLDGIVMLRGTGMPIRAIRAFTEICRLEGNEAERLAVLEQHRERVLEQLNETRSHLEAIERKIKFYRERKGYPSS from the coding sequence ATGACTTCAGTGGCTCCCCGGCCCGCGCCGGATCCGGAGATCCCGCCGGGCGGTCTGACGATCGGCGAGGCCGCCCTCGCCTGCGGCCTCAGCATCGACACACTGCGCTACTACGAGCGCGAGGGCCTGACGGCCGAGCCCGCCGACCGCGCCCCCTCCGGACAGCGGCGCTACTTCGCGCGGGATCTGAACTGGCTCGACGGCATCGTGATGCTCCGCGGCACCGGCATGCCGATCCGCGCCATCCGCGCCTTCACCGAGATCTGCCGGCTGGAGGGCAACGAGGCCGAGCGCCTCGCCGTCCTGGAGCAGCACCGTGAGCGTGTGCTCGAACAGCTCAACGAGACGCGGAGCCATCTGGAAGCCATTGAACGAAAGATCAAGTTTTATCGCGAGCGAAAGGGCTACCCCTCCTCATGA
- a CDS encoding phosphodiester glycosidase family protein, with the protein MRGPGPAARTALLLTTVIALAAGAVAPAAADAGPDPRPRTAAEALRPVAPPPASAGAGASRSVADADGIETARASRPVAPGIRLTSYDRLESDKWLRVNALSVDLAAGAGADHLSSGRVSERRTVSELAAHHDPGPGRRTVAAFNADFFDINETGAPQGPGVADGRVVHSGESGAERAVGIGPGSAGRILRLYFDGTVTLPSGPRALDAYNAANVPAGGVGAYTADWGEADRVLTVDRAAPVAEAVLRGGRVVSVTDRPGTGPIPAGTTVLVGREAGAQDLAALRPGDPVALEYRPRTDGGPVPRTAVGGRELLVVDGVALGHEGEGNNTAAPRTAVGFSRDGATMQVITVDGRQQDSAGVTLTELGLMMRRAGAYNALNLDGGGSSTLVARAPGSDTLSVANSPSDGSERAVANGLALTAPAGGGRLTGFWVQPRTTPDEAPTVDPVKGGHPERVFPGLTRALTATGFDETYGPATGRPRWRTVRPSVGRVDDGVFTARTGGTTRVRAERAGAGGSTELTVLDTLARILPTTERVALADAGATGSFGIVGLDAHGASAPIEPSDVRLDYDRTLFSVTDDGHGSFAVTSQTGGGAGRITATAGGATTVLAVSVGLDERLVSGFDDAAAWTFSQARASGSVSATPDGRGGTGLTLAYDFTRSTATRAAYASPPQPIPVPGQPQSFSLWIKGDGGGSWPTLHLKDAAGSDQLLRGPYVTWTGWRQVTFAVPAGAATPLTVERFYLAETAADRQYTGEITVDELTARVPPGVELPARSRPADPLIGTAAATAARDWRFAVMSDAQFVARDPDSAIVAQARRTLREIRAARPDFLVINGDLVDEGSPADLDFARTLLTEELGEALPWYYVPGNHEVMGGSIDAFVERFGPAQRVFDHRGTRFLTLDTSRLTLRGGGFAQIRAVREQLDAAARDDRVGSVLVVAHVPPRDPTVQRASELGDRKEAALLERWLADFRRTTGKGAAFIGGHVGVFDASRVDGVPYLINGNSGKAPAGPAGGGGFTGWSLVGVDRVTPGQWKDARLRPWRGGPDWLSVRTRAHTDGLTLDAPTVLTAGREARIAATVTQGTDADRARAVPVAFPLSADWTGSLNLRIGPPAGARPRHAAAFDPTTGTLTALRPGTVTLAVTVSGVTRTAKIRITGTPG; encoded by the coding sequence GTGCGCGGGCCCGGCCCGGCCGCGCGGACCGCCTTACTCCTCACGACCGTCATCGCGCTGGCGGCGGGGGCGGTGGCCCCCGCGGCGGCCGATGCCGGTCCCGATCCCCGACCGCGTACCGCCGCCGAGGCACTGCGGCCGGTCGCGCCGCCGCCCGCGAGTGCCGGTGCCGGTGCGTCGCGGTCCGTCGCCGACGCCGACGGGATCGAGACGGCGCGCGCCTCCCGGCCGGTCGCCCCCGGCATCCGGCTCACCTCGTACGACCGTCTCGAATCCGACAAGTGGCTGCGCGTGAACGCCCTTTCGGTGGATCTGGCCGCCGGTGCGGGCGCCGACCACCTCTCCTCCGGACGGGTCTCCGAACGCCGTACGGTCTCCGAACTCGCCGCCCACCACGACCCGGGACCCGGCCGCCGGACCGTCGCCGCGTTCAACGCGGACTTCTTCGACATCAACGAGACGGGCGCCCCGCAGGGTCCCGGGGTCGCCGACGGCCGGGTCGTGCACTCCGGCGAGAGCGGCGCGGAGCGGGCCGTCGGGATCGGCCCCGGGAGCGCCGGACGCATCTTGCGGCTGTACTTCGACGGTACGGTGACGCTCCCCTCGGGCCCGCGCGCGCTGGACGCGTACAACGCGGCGAATGTGCCCGCCGGTGGCGTCGGCGCCTATACGGCGGACTGGGGCGAAGCCGATCGCGTGCTCACCGTTGACCGGGCCGCCCCGGTCGCCGAGGCGGTCCTGCGGGGCGGCCGGGTCGTCTCCGTGACGGACCGGCCGGGCACCGGCCCGATCCCCGCCGGCACCACCGTCCTGGTCGGCAGGGAAGCGGGCGCCCAGGACCTCGCCGCGCTGCGGCCCGGCGACCCCGTCGCCCTGGAGTACCGGCCGCGCACCGACGGCGGTCCCGTACCGCGTACGGCGGTCGGCGGCCGGGAGCTGCTGGTCGTGGACGGCGTGGCGCTCGGCCACGAGGGCGAGGGCAACAACACGGCCGCACCGCGCACCGCCGTCGGCTTCTCCCGTGACGGCGCCACCATGCAGGTGATCACCGTGGACGGCCGGCAGCAGGACAGCGCCGGAGTCACCCTCACCGAACTGGGCCTGATGATGCGCCGGGCCGGCGCGTACAACGCGCTGAACCTCGACGGCGGTGGCTCCTCCACCCTCGTCGCCCGCGCCCCCGGCAGCGACACACTGAGCGTGGCGAACAGCCCCTCGGACGGCAGCGAGCGCGCGGTCGCCAACGGGCTCGCCCTCACCGCGCCGGCCGGCGGCGGACGGTTGACCGGGTTCTGGGTCCAGCCCCGCACCACGCCGGACGAGGCCCCGACCGTCGACCCGGTGAAGGGCGGCCATCCCGAGCGGGTCTTCCCCGGGCTGACCCGCGCTCTCACCGCCACCGGTTTCGACGAGACCTACGGACCGGCCACCGGCCGGCCCCGGTGGCGCACCGTACGCCCCTCGGTGGGCCGGGTCGACGACGGAGTGTTCACCGCGCGGACCGGCGGCACCACACGGGTACGGGCCGAACGCGCAGGCGCCGGGGGCAGCACCGAGCTGACCGTGCTCGACACGCTCGCCCGCATCCTGCCGACCACCGAACGCGTCGCGCTCGCGGACGCCGGGGCGACCGGCTCCTTCGGCATCGTCGGTCTCGACGCCCACGGCGCCAGTGCCCCGATCGAGCCCTCGGACGTACGCCTCGACTACGACCGCACGCTCTTCTCCGTCACCGACGACGGCCACGGCTCCTTCGCCGTCACCTCCCAGACGGGCGGCGGAGCCGGACGGATCACGGCGACGGCGGGCGGCGCCACGACCGTGCTCGCCGTCAGCGTCGGACTCGACGAACGGCTGGTGTCCGGCTTCGACGACGCGGCGGCCTGGACCTTCAGTCAGGCGCGCGCGAGCGGATCGGTCTCGGCCACCCCCGACGGCCGCGGCGGCACCGGCCTCACCCTCGCCTACGACTTCACCCGCTCCACCGCCACCCGGGCGGCCTACGCGAGCCCCCCGCAGCCCATCCCGGTCCCCGGCCAACCCCAGTCCTTCTCGCTCTGGATCAAGGGCGACGGCGGGGGCTCCTGGCCCACCCTGCATCTCAAGGACGCGGCCGGCTCCGATCAGCTGCTGCGCGGCCCGTACGTCACCTGGACCGGCTGGCGCCAGGTCACCTTCGCCGTCCCGGCCGGGGCCGCCACGCCGCTCACCGTCGAACGCTTCTACCTGGCCGAGACCGCCGCCGACCGCCAGTACACCGGCGAGATCACGGTGGACGAACTGACGGCGCGGGTGCCGCCCGGCGTCGAACTGCCCGCGCGATCACGCCCGGCCGATCCGCTGATCGGCACGGCGGCCGCAACGGCGGCCCGCGACTGGCGGTTCGCGGTGATGTCCGACGCCCAGTTCGTCGCCCGCGACCCCGACAGCGCGATCGTCGCGCAGGCCCGCCGTACGCTGCGCGAGATCCGGGCGGCCCGGCCGGACTTCCTGGTCATCAACGGCGACCTGGTCGACGAGGGGTCCCCGGCCGACCTCGACTTCGCCCGCACCCTGCTGACCGAGGAACTGGGGGAAGCCCTGCCCTGGTACTACGTGCCGGGCAACCACGAGGTGATGGGCGGCTCCATCGACGCCTTCGTGGAGCGGTTCGGGCCCGCCCAGCGGGTCTTCGACCACCGCGGGACCCGCTTCCTCACCCTCGACACCTCGCGTCTGACGCTGCGCGGCGGCGGCTTCGCGCAGATCAGGGCGGTACGCGAGCAACTGGACGCGGCGGCGCGGGACGACCGCGTGGGCTCGGTGCTGGTCGTCGCGCACGTACCGCCGCGCGATCCGACCGTGCAGCGGGCCAGTGAGCTGGGCGACCGCAAGGAGGCCGCCCTCCTGGAGCGGTGGCTCGCGGACTTCCGCCGTACGACGGGCAAGGGCGCCGCGTTCATCGGCGGCCATGTCGGGGTCTTCGACGCCTCGCGGGTGGACGGAGTGCCGTATCTGATCAACGGCAACTCCGGGAAGGCCCCGGCTGGCCCGGCGGGCGGGGGCGGCTTCACCGGCTGGTCGCTCGTCGGCGTGGACCGCGTGACGCCCGGACAGTGGAAGGACGCACGGCTGCGGCCGTGGCGGGGCGGGCCCGACTGGCTCTCCGTGCGGACACGGGCGCACACGGACGGGCTGACCCTGGACGCGCCGACGGTGCTGACGGCCGGCCGCGAAGCCCGGATCGCGGCGACGGTCACGCAGGGGACGGACGCGGACCGGGCGCGGGCGGTGCCGGTGGCCTTTCCGCTCAGCGCCGACTGGACCGGTTCGCTCAACCTCCGTATCGGCCCCCCGGCCGGGGCCCGCCCCCGGCACGCGGCGGCCTTCGACCCCACCACCGGCACCCTCACGGCCCTGCGCCCCGGCACGGTCACCCTGGCGGTGACGGTCAGCGGGGTGACCCGGACGGCGAAGATCCGGATCACGGGGACTCCGGGATGA
- a CDS encoding MerR family transcriptional regulator yields MSSEHMQIGEVAARTELSLRTIRHYEDAGLVIPSARSQGGFRLYTEADVGRLMVIRRMKPLGFSLEQMRELLTATDRLDAGEPLSAAEREELVERVRGFEQAVQQRMADLRTQLARAEEFAATLRDHLTRAPAP; encoded by the coding sequence GTGAGCAGCGAGCACATGCAGATCGGCGAGGTCGCCGCACGCACCGAACTGTCGCTGCGCACGATCCGGCACTACGAGGACGCCGGACTGGTCATCCCGTCCGCCCGCTCGCAGGGCGGGTTCCGCCTCTACACCGAGGCCGACGTCGGCCGCCTGATGGTGATCCGCCGGATGAAGCCGCTGGGCTTCAGCCTGGAGCAGATGCGTGAACTGCTCACCGCGACCGACCGTCTCGACGCGGGCGAACCGCTGTCAGCGGCGGAACGCGAGGAGTTGGTGGAGCGGGTGCGCGGTTTCGAGCAGGCCGTGCAGCAGCGGATGGCCGATCTGCGGACGCAACTGGCGCGGGCCGAGGAGTTCGCCGCCACGCTGCGCGACCACCTGACGCGCGCTCCCGCTCCCTGA
- a CDS encoding aldo/keto reductase, producing the protein MKTVKLGSQGLTVSAEGLGAMGMSVWYGPRDEQEAVATLNRAVDIGVTFIDTAEAYGPFENEKLIGRALGKRRDQITLATKFATEFDDDGTSHGPNGSAAYAHRSVDRSLRHLGTDVIDLYYLHRVDPDVPVEESVGAMSEMVQAGKVRYIGLSEATPDQIRRGHAVHPLTALQSEYSLFSRDVEHNTVLETVRELGIGFVAFSPLGRGFLSGKITHRDDLAPDDARRRMPRFSEENIAANLAVVHKVTELAEAKGTTPTQLTLAWLLAQDVVPIPGTKRRAYLEHNAEAAGIHLTAEDLAAIDAAAPHGVAAGDRNAPPRG; encoded by the coding sequence ATGAAAACCGTGAAACTCGGATCACAGGGCCTCACCGTCTCCGCCGAGGGACTGGGCGCGATGGGCATGAGCGTCTGGTACGGCCCGCGCGACGAGCAGGAGGCCGTGGCCACGCTCAACCGGGCCGTGGACATCGGCGTCACCTTCATCGACACGGCCGAGGCGTACGGGCCGTTCGAGAACGAGAAGCTGATCGGCCGCGCCCTCGGCAAGCGGCGCGACCAGATCACCCTCGCCACGAAGTTCGCCACGGAGTTCGACGACGACGGCACGTCCCACGGGCCCAACGGCAGCGCCGCCTACGCACACCGGTCGGTGGACCGCTCGCTGCGCCACCTCGGTACGGACGTCATCGACCTCTACTATCTGCACCGCGTCGACCCCGACGTGCCGGTCGAGGAGAGCGTCGGGGCCATGAGCGAGATGGTCCAGGCCGGCAAGGTCCGCTACATCGGGCTCTCGGAGGCCACCCCCGACCAGATCCGCCGGGGCCACGCCGTCCATCCGCTGACCGCGCTCCAGTCGGAGTACTCCCTGTTCAGCCGGGACGTGGAACACAACACGGTGCTGGAGACGGTACGGGAGCTGGGCATCGGGTTCGTCGCGTTCTCCCCGCTGGGCCGCGGCTTCCTCTCCGGAAAGATCACCCACCGCGACGACCTCGCCCCTGACGACGCCCGCCGCCGTATGCCCCGGTTCAGCGAGGAGAACATCGCGGCGAACCTGGCGGTCGTCCACAAGGTCACCGAGCTGGCCGAGGCCAAGGGCACCACCCCGACCCAGCTCACGCTGGCCTGGCTGCTGGCCCAGGACGTCGTACCGATCCCCGGCACCAAGCGGCGCGCTTACCTCGAACACAACGCGGAGGCCGCCGGCATCCACCTCACCGCCGAGGACCTGGCGGCGATCGACGCGGCGGCGCCGCACGGCGTCGCGGCGGGCGACCGCAACGCCCCGCCCCGCGGCTGA